One window of Vidua chalybeata isolate OUT-0048 chromosome 14, bVidCha1 merged haplotype, whole genome shotgun sequence genomic DNA carries:
- the SLITRK2 gene encoding SLIT and NTRK-like protein 2, whose product MLKGVWLLSLLTVAGISWTESRKPAKDICSKSRCPCEEKENVLNINCENKGFTTVSLLLPPPSKIYQLFLNGNALTRLFPNEFVNYSNAVTLHLGNNDMQEIRTGAFSGLRTLKRLHLNNNKLEVLKEDTFLGLESLEYLQADYNYISAIEAGAFSKLNKLKVLILNDNLLLSLPSNVFRFVLLTHLDLRGNRLKMMPFAGVLEHIGGIMEIQLEENPWNCTCDLLPLKAWLDTITVFVGEIVCETPFRLHGKDVTQLTRQDLCPRKSSSDPSQREKHPVLSDPHISRLSPTANSAINPTRAPKASRPPKTRNRPTPRVSVSKDRQIFGPIMVYQTKSPVPITCPAGCICTSQSSDNGLNVNCQEKKISNISDLHPRPTSPKKLYLTSNYLQVIYRTDLTEYSSLDLLHLGNNRIAVIHEGAFTNLTSLRRLYLNGNYLEVLYRSMFEGLHSLQYLYLEYNVIKEILPRTFDALSNLHLLFLNNNLLRSLPDNVFGGTSLTRLNLRNNHFSHLPVRGVLDQLSALIQIDLQENPWDCTCDILGLRNWIEKVTDQNNQQSNPPVVINEVICESPTKHSGEHLKFLSKEAICPENPNLSDSSVLSMNQNTDTPHLGVSPSSYPELHTEVPLSVLILGLLVVFILSVCFGAGLFVFVLKRRKGVQSMPSSANNVDISSFQLQYGSYNTETHDKTEGHVYNYIPPPVGQMCQNPIYMQKEGDPVAYYRNLHEFSYSSLDHKKEDPTSLAFTISAAELLEKQSSPREPELLYQNIAERVKELPTGGLVHYNFCTLPKRQFAPSYESRRQNQDRINKTVLYGTPRKYFAEQSKPEHPLLQGKLQTEPDYLEVLEKQTAISQL is encoded by the coding sequence ATGCTGAAGGGTGTTTGGTTGCTCAGTTTGTTAACAGTGGCTGGGATCTCGTGGACAGAGAGTCGCAAACCTGCCAAAGACATTTGCAGCAAGAGCCGCTGCCCTTGCGAGGAGAAGGAGAACGTGCTGAACATTAATTGTGAAAACAAGGGATTTACAACCGTCAGCCTCCTCCTGCCGCCCCCGTCCAAGATCTACCAGCTGTTTCTCAATGGGAACGCACTGACCCGCCTGTTCCCCAATGAGTTCGTCAACTATTCCAATGCCGTGACCCTGCACCTGGGCAACAACGACATGCAGGAGATCCGCACAGGGGCCTTCAGCGGCCTCCGCACCCTCAAGAGGCTGCACCTCAACAACAACAAGCTGGAAGTGCTGAAGGAAGACACTTTCCTGGGCTTGGAGAGTCTGGAGTACCTGCAGGCTGATTACAATTACATCAGTGCCATTGAAGCAGGGGCGTTCAGCAAGCTGAACAAGCTCAAGGTGCTGATCCTCAATGACaacctcctgctgtccctgcccagcaaTGTCTTCCGCTTTGTGCTCCTCACTCACCTGGACCTGCGGGGGAACCGGCTGAAGATGATGCCTTTTGCTGGTGTGCTGGAGCACATTGGAGGCATCATGGAAATCCAGCTGGAGGAAAACCCTTGGAACTGCACCTGCGACTTGCTGCCACTCAAGGCCTGGCTAGACACCATCACCGTGTTTGTGGGTGAGATAGTCTGTGAAACCCCCTTCAGGCTTCATGGGAAAGATGTGACCCAGCTCACCAGGCAAGATCTCTGCCCTAGGAAAAGTTCCAGTGATCCAAGCCAGAGGGAAAAACACCCTGTCCTCTCAGACCCACACATCTCAAGGCTATCGCCCACAGCCAACTCTGCCATCAATCCCACCAGGGCCCCAAAAGCCAGCCGGCCACCCAAAACTAGGAACCGCCCCACCCCCCGTGTCTCCGTGTCAAAAGACAGACAAATATTTGGACCTATAATGGTTTACCAGACAAAGTCTCCTGTGCCCATCAcctgcccagctggctgcaTCTGTACGTCCCAGAGCTCAGACAATGGCCTAAATGTTAACTGCCAAGAGAAAAAGATAAGTAACATCTCCGATCTGCACCCCAGGCCAACCAGTCCAAAGAAACTTTACCTTACCAGTAACTATCTGCAAGTCATTTATAGAACGGATCTCACAGAGTACAGCTCTCTGGATTTGCTACATCTAGGAAATAACAGAATTGCAGTGATACATGAAGGTGCCTTTACAAACCTCACAAGTTTACGCAGACTTTACCTTAATGGCAATTACCTTGAGGTTCTGTACCGATCCATGtttgaagggctgcacagcctgCAGTATCTCTACCTAGAGTACAATGTCATTAAGGAGATCCTGCCACGCACATTTGATGCTCTGAGTAATCTTCATCTGTTGTTTCTCAATAACAACCTGCTCAGATCCTTGCCTGATAATGTCTTTGGAGGCACTTCCCTCACCAGGCTCAACCTTAGGAACAACCATTTCTCACACCTGCCTGTGAGAGGAGTCTTGGACCAGCTCTCAGCTCTGATTCAGATTGACCTCCAAGAGAACCCTTGGGACTGCACATGTGACATCCTGGGGCTGAGGAACTGGATAGAGAAAGTCACTGACCAGAACAACCAGCAGTCAAATCCCCCTGTAGTTATCAATGAAGTAATATGCGAGTCTCCCACCAAGCACTCTGGAGAACATCTGAAATTCCTGAGCAAAGAAGCCATCTGCCCAGAGAACCCCAACTTGTCAGATTCTTCTGTCCTCTCCATGAACCAGAACACCGATACGCCCCATCTCGGTGTCTCACCCAGCTCCTACCCAGAATTACACACTGAAGTTCCGCTGTCTGTCCTAATTTTAGGCTTGCTGgttgtgtttattttgtctgtttgttttggggCAGGTCTATTTGTCTTTGTCCTTAAGCGCCGGAAGGGGGTGCAGAGCATGCCCAGCAGTGCCAACAATGTAGATATAAGTTCATTTCAGCTCCAGTATGGGTCTTACAACACTGAGACCCATGATAAAACTGAAGGACATGTTTATAACTACATTCCCCCTCCTGTTGGACAGATGTGCCAAAACCCAATCTACATGCAAAAGGAAGGGGATCCAGTTGCCTATTACAGGAATCTCCATGAGTTTAGCTATAGCAGTCTTGACCACAAAAAAGAAGACCCCACCAGTCTTGCATTTACCATCAGTGCAGCTGAATTGCTGGAAAAGCAGTCCTCACCAAGGGAACCAGAGCTCCTGTATCAAAATATTGCAGAAAGGGTCAAGGAACTCCCCACCGGAGGATTAGTTCATTATAACTTTTGTACCTTACCCAAAAGGCAGTTTGCCCCTTCATATGAATCCAGAcgccaaaaccaggacaggataaataaaactgttttataTGGAactccaaggaaatattttgcagaacaGTCTAAACCTGAGCATCCTTTACTCCAAGGAAAGCTACAAACAGAACCAGACTACCTCGAagttctggaaaaacaaactgcAATCAGTCAGCTGTGA